ACATGAAATAGTCGCGGGTCGTTTAGTCTTAGCTTCTTTTAATGGTATCACCTCGATAATCCGGTTGAATTTTAACATATTCAAATTGGGATGTTCTGCCGTTTCAAAATTACATACATTTTCCAGGGAAGAGCTGTAAATGACCGTAGTTACTACGGATACAATATAAAACAAATACTACTAACTTGTGGAATTGATTTGTATTGTTTACTTTAACTGTAATGAAGTATAAGAAACTTCAATTTAAATTCAAGTATGTAATAGGTATCATGTCACATTTATACAATAATGTAACAAAAATAAACCCCCATTAACATGCGGGTAGGCTGAGTttctcagtgttttttttttttgtatgattgttgattacaaaaatattaactATTTATTACAACAAGTTACTTCAAGGCTACGCTCTTAACCATCTTTTATTTCTGACTTGAGCCATGATCAATATGacattcgtaaaaaaaaattgattttgccCTTGGcactaaataaaataaattaacttCCCAGtataaaaatggaaaaacgacattttttacaataattattgaaatgtGCTTAAATGACGACACCCTTCTTAATGGTTCTTTTTGAATTGAATCTGTTTATTTCTAAATAAATTCTAAATACATCCTACTTACAAACGGTTTGATATACGAGTATGTTATAAGTTAACAAGGTCAAGTAATCACTATTCACACACGGCTGCATGATGAAAACGATAATAAGCCATTTGACAAATTCCATAGAGATGAACAAAGGCTGCTGCAACCACAAGCACATGGAAGATTTGATGGCTTTGGAACTGCAAGAGATCAATGATGAAAGCACAAGTGTCGATAAATCTTGACAATGTTGAAGGGCCTAAATGATTCTTGTTGATCACCATAATTAACccattttgctttctttgtttcgAGTTTCACATCTTTTATCACTGATTACCAGTTTATGATGCAAACTGGAACTACCACTGCAAGATTCTGGCTTAGCTGTTAAGAGGCCAGAtcactttatccagtggataagtcaccatGCAGAGTATAAAATTAAGaggaaaatttaatttttcctaCATGCAGTTACTTGGGTGTGCCTTGAAGTGTATACATTCACAGTTAGGTGAGCAAATACTGAAACTGTTGGACAGTGCCTTATCCACCACATGAAGTTATCCTGCATTTGAATGACTGGGAACTGGCTACCTTATTTTTCATGAAAACTGATTAAATTGGATGTGAATGGTGGGAGAGTAGATATGATAAAGAAAATGGGAGTTAACTGGTACAAAAAAGGAAGCAGTGTAATAAGTTGGAGCTATTTAGTCTAGCAGAGGCTGTACCTCACGATAGTGAAGTTAGCTTATAAAGCAGGTAGTTTAGTTGGTTCAAGAATGCATGGGCTTTTTCCCCACATGGCTTCTCCACTCATCTGTGGGCTTCAAAACTGTCAGCTTCAATTTGTTCAAGTGGGTGTGATAATGCCAGACATCTTAACAGATTTAACTCGTCAACCCAGGGCATCCTACAGTAGGGCATTTGCGGATAGTTTTGGGCATTTGCGCATAGTTTTGAATCACAcaaaaaatatccttgtattaagaagcaccacccataggaaatgaGTAATCTCGAGATGCGCCGAACGTatacgcaataacaatagtaggcaccgtccttaagccctTGCCAGCAAACCCCAACACTTAATGACATGGCAttatttctatgccatacaaaatcaataataaattaGAGGAGTACATTTAAATGCCAGATTGGCAATAAGACTTACCCAGATGTCACACTTGCCAGGAAACCACCTCTCTGGAATTCTCGTGGCATACATAATAGCACCAAGAATGTACAAGACACCCATAAGTGCCATCCACCCTACAGATGCCTGACGGTGAGCGAGTGTGACACCATAAGCCACCATGAAGTGAATAGCAGGAACTACACCAGAGCAACCGAATGTAAGGAACAAACCTGGAACAAAAATCAAACTACCACTTACTTTTTACATTAACCCTTATTGAAGTGGCACTTTTATACATGATGATAGTAGAGGGTTTGAGCCAGACCGCGCCATTGCGCTAATCCTGCACTGATATTGAAATTGTCCCTTCAAAAAACAGCCAAGACAATTCATCCCCTTCAAAATCTGGAGGGAAAACTCAGAAGGAAGCACACAAGAAGAAATACGCACAGTTcagtacaaaaattacaagctgAAACACAGGCCATGGGAGGAATTTTATTGTGCGTTTACTTTTCAGTCACACTCTACTGAACATGTAGGTCTCATACTCAACCAAGTGTGACACATCTGGGAATTAAAGTATCACAGTGAGAAGGTATTCGTATTGTAGAAAGCTTTTTTGCTTTAAGTGGAAGCCAGATTGAATCAGAGAAACAAATACAGAGAAGAGGAAGAAACAGATGAGGGTGAAAGgtaaaataatgataaattaaaaaattaacaagtttacgttattaaagacagattctctCAAACCTaagtttaaaattcattttgacaatgacaacattCGGTTACTCTACCCAAGGCTGCCTCAAACTGCAAATTTTAGTGAAAAGCCTTGCTTCAAATACTAGTAAAAGCACGTGATCatcaaatcaaaattaataatgattttCGACACGAGGGAAACTTGGAATGAAAACCAACCAACATGACATTGATTTGGAGGTAGCTAGGGGCTTCAGAAAACTTAAATTCTGAAAAGAGGTCTGGATGCCTAAACTATTATTTTATTGGCAACTAAAACTTCCAAGTGTTgatgccaagtttgaacaacacccatccaatatTTTTGGAGATAATCTCAATATTGTGATTTATTGCAATCATGTGTACATGTTATTACATCATCAATAATTAATgttgaacaaaaacttgaatatctctggaaaaAAGAAGATACCATAttccaaaatacatgtagaaaacaccattcttcatcattttaaaaggtatttaaagtgagaaaaaacatatttttcactTCATGGGCACTTTAAGGCCCACAATAAAATCCACAAGACTTGCGTTCATGTAAAATCCAGGACCACTTAGTTAAGATTTTGGCGACAAAGAATTCAAGGAAAGAGACCCAGCTGGCCACCGTGCACTGGAGTTAATTTTTAGCCCTGGCTATAGGACAAATGAAACtatctctcccgtcccctttgTAATATAAATGAACATGGAAAATACCCTACCAGCTCTGAGTATTCGGTACTTGGGTGTGTTAAATTTGCTCCACAATGAAACAATAGTGCACATGACACCCAGGGAACAGACAACTGACATGTAAGCAATCTTCAGAGCTCTTGAGCAGTAGAATCCATAATAGAGTGGAGGTACAAAAGATCCCATGATTAACAATGCAATCCCAGAATAATCAAGCCTGGAAGAAAAAGACCACAAAAACAGTCTAAATAATACATTTAAATAGGATTTTCAGTTGTGCTATTTTTCTTTAGTAACAACAATATGAAAGTTTATTGCTTTTAACTATATCTGTTGTTTGACAGTGTGTCATAAATgattgaataaattaatttctACTTAGGAGGATGTAGAAGGCTTTGAGAGTAAAAcctgtataattattattttggaaAATATTACTGGGACTTCACACAAGAACAAGTTGCTTCAAATCAATAACTTACCTACTGAACACTTTGGAAACCTTGCAAGAGTGGCAGTAAACAGTGTGGAAGACCCACGAAAATCCAAGGCATAAGATTGCACCCGCAAAGAAAGCACCAAATACAAGCTTCTCCTGCCAGCCTTTAGGAAATGGATTTGATGTGGTGATGGGCCGCAAAAACATGTAAAACATGACACAAATGAAAGCAACAAAGCCAATTAAGTGAGTCCATATATTTCCAGTCTCTgagtgaattttaaaaatgctCTTAAAGCAAGACCTGAATGACGGCATTGGAGGTCGATGGTGATGTGATAGAAAGTCATTGTCGCGAAGCCAGTCTGGAAGTTCAATATGAGAGAGGAGATACCATCCTGAACGAGCCAAGTATATTGCCTTTCTTGAGATCTTCTCTGCTTTATCTGCAGCATCATGCATGCTTTCTTGTACATTATCTTTTGCAGTTTTTAAGATAACTTGCACTTTTTCAGCAGCATCTGTCACATTCTCTTTTGTTGATTTAAGCATCTCTTGCATTTTCTCTGAAGCCTCGTGCATGTTGTCTTGCACCTTTTCTGCAGCATCATGCATGCTTCCCTTGAGTCTCACAGCCGTATCATGTACATTCCCTTTGACACTTTGGAACATAACATGCAAGTTCTCTTCTCCTTTCACAATCAAGACCTACACACAATATAATTTCATCATTATAGACATTACAATAGCAGCTCTTTCTCCTTACTATTTAAACACCCTGGGAATTGGTGTGGCTGATATTCAAACCTACAACCTCCTGCACCATAGTCCAATAATTATTCTCAACCACCTGAGCCaatggttaaggacggtgcctactaattcaaaggtatttttgtcccggtgtatgattatgcagaaaatgtagatcttaacaagtgttactgaaatccaaaaagaaaactgggggtaaccacgcatttttcaaagataattgatgaataatatttgtaaaaagctttaaaatacaaagaaatgtatggcgttctttctcaaattgaagcttaattatctctcaaaaatgcatggttacccccaattttttgtttggataccaagagtacttactaagatctactatttccggatagttttaaaccgctcaaaatacccctgtattaataagcaccacccataggaaatccgagtatctccagatgcgcagaacatatgcgcaataacaatagtgggcactgtccttaaatgaGATTGAATAAGAAAAATACTATAACAtttgtgcttgttggatatgagattaaCATGGCCTCTCATATCCAGTGCACactcatttttttcttattactCGGATTACATGTACCTGAAAGGTATTATAGTTATAATCTGGATAGAATATAGTTTTCTGTGCACCAAATGGATAATAGAATTAGCCCATGGATTCACACCTtaaacgccctaggacaccccccatTGACAAGCAAAATGGTCttgtgttagacagagtaaaatctatttagTCTCCTTCTCAGGGGTCAATACATTATTCACAACAATGTGCATTGGCTAAAAACAATCCACTACACCCCTTTGGGCAATATATTTGACCTCCATCTGTgacaaaacaactgcaacaatagCAAATAAAGACAACTGTCAAGGAGAACATTTCTGCTAGCGAGAGGCTTCAAACAGCCTCACGTCTTACAGACTTCGATGAAAATCCAAATTTATACCATGCAGTGGAGCAATCAAAGCAATGGGTACTGTGTTGGGGTCTCAGTGTGACACAGTCAGTTTCATTTGCTGATTCAGAAACTCAAAGCCAATGTTCTACGTGAGGGTAAATAACACAAATACAATGCAGctaaaacatgaaaaatgcCGGATTCAGCCTTGTGGAAATGTTACGCTCAAGATATTTACTATAATCTTGCGTGTCAACGACATGATGAAATCAACATTACAGAAATTCCAGCAGCGGTATTTTTGGAAATGACCAAAATTTCTTTCTGCCGATGtcaatattatttttcttttaattaaattgATAGTTTTCACAATCTTCATGTTAGCTACCTAGGGCTGGAGGTCATGGGCCGCATTATTCACAACACTGTTAATTTCGAACCTTTGCAGCTCGATACCAGTTCTCACTTTCCCACTTAAATTACAAGAATGggttttcacaagttttctgTGTTGCTACATATACACTAGTGTTTCACCCTCCcttgaaaccagtttatctgatgtcaCGCTACATACTAGATCCTACTAGACATAATGCTACATCCGGTATATCCATGTTACAATGTATTTCCCATACAACCTGTTTCAAAACAAACTACACCTgttaaatttataatatttgtaaacattAAATGATATTCAACGACCGTGCATTTTCCATTATTGTGATAGCATGCGAATGGCCGACATCTTGGATAGAGAGACTAACAGAGGCTTGAGTGAGAGGAAGACAGTATGTTAGCTACCTAGGGCTGGAGGTCATGGGCCGCATTATTCACAACACTGTTAATTTCGAACCTTTGCAGCTCGATACCAGTTCTCACTTTCCCACTTAAATTACAAGAATGggttttcacaagttttctgTGTTGCTACATATACACTAGTGTTTCACCCTCCcttgaaaccagtttatctgatgtcaCGCTTCATACTAGATCCTACTAGACATAATGCTACATCCGGTATATCCATGTTACAATGTATTTCCCATACAACCTGTTTCAAAACAAACTACACCTgttaaatttat
The genomic region above belongs to Montipora capricornis isolate CH-2021 chromosome 8, ASM3666992v2, whole genome shotgun sequence and contains:
- the LOC138059503 gene encoding adiponectin receptor protein 1-like; protein product: MAELRKRRTKMSETIAINPEQDDGTCLVPKSFDNSRDSLKQTESNDDQDSSTLEQRTNDKAALECLASVDATVDNEDFQSDSSNSIVCESSEKQGTEEDKNKENGVTDVEDEEKSESDGEYEHEEDDEQTATCSLLGLEQAKVLIVKGEENLHVMFQSVKGNVHDTAVRLKGSMHDAAEKVQDNMHEASEKMQEMLKSTKENVTDAAEKVQVILKTAKDNVQESMHDAADKAEKISRKAIYLARSGWYLLSHIELPDWLRDNDFLSHHHRPPMPSFRSCFKSIFKIHSETGNIWTHLIGFVAFICVMFYMFLRPITTSNPFPKGWQEKLVFGAFFAGAILCLGFSWVFHTVYCHSCKVSKVFSRLDYSGIALLIMGSFVPPLYYGFYCSRALKIAYMSVVCSLGVMCTIVSLWSKFNTPKYRILRAGLFLTFGCSGVVPAIHFMVAYGVTLAHRQASVGWMALMGVLYILGAIMYATRIPERWFPGKCDIWFQSHQIFHVLVVAAAFVHLYGICQMAYYRFHHAAVCE